From Micromonospora echinospora, one genomic window encodes:
- a CDS encoding AAA family ATPase, protein MEGKTATVRLALAVLLAEGHLLIEDVPGVGKTKLAKAMARSIDCSVRRIQFTPDLLPSDVTGVSVYNQETHDFEFRPGAVFANLVVGDEINRASPKTQSALLECMEERQVTVDGVTYQLQTPFMVIATQNPIEMEGTYPLPEAQRDRFTARIAMGYPGPEAELAMLDGHGAVDPLHDLRAVSDAATVRQLIATVREVHVADAVKQYAIDLVTATREAPELRLGASPRATLQLLRTARAVAALEGRDYVLPDDLQALAVPVLAHRIIPTADAQLARRTTDAIVSDLVHRLTVPQDRKRSPYDTRPAGGNGRSTYEPRRR, encoded by the coding sequence ATCGAGGGCAAGACGGCCACCGTGCGGCTCGCGCTCGCGGTGCTGCTCGCCGAGGGGCACCTGCTCATCGAGGATGTCCCCGGGGTCGGCAAGACCAAGCTCGCCAAGGCGATGGCCCGGTCCATCGACTGCTCGGTACGACGTATCCAGTTCACCCCCGACCTGCTCCCCAGCGACGTCACCGGGGTGAGCGTCTACAACCAGGAGACCCACGACTTCGAGTTCCGCCCGGGTGCCGTCTTCGCCAACCTGGTCGTCGGCGACGAGATCAACCGGGCCTCGCCGAAAACCCAGTCGGCGCTGCTGGAGTGCATGGAGGAGCGGCAGGTCACCGTCGACGGCGTCACCTACCAGCTCCAGACGCCGTTCATGGTGATCGCGACGCAGAACCCGATCGAGATGGAGGGGACGTACCCGCTCCCCGAGGCGCAGCGCGACCGGTTCACCGCGCGGATCGCCATGGGCTACCCCGGCCCGGAGGCCGAGCTGGCCATGCTCGACGGACACGGCGCGGTCGACCCGCTGCACGACCTGCGGGCGGTCTCCGACGCGGCGACCGTGCGGCAGCTCATCGCCACGGTCCGCGAGGTGCACGTCGCGGACGCGGTCAAGCAGTACGCCATCGACCTGGTCACCGCCACCCGGGAGGCCCCCGAGCTGCGGCTCGGCGCGTCCCCCCGGGCCACCCTGCAACTGCTGCGCACCGCCCGCGCGGTCGCCGCGCTGGAGGGGCGCGACTACGTCCTCCCGGACGACCTCCAGGCTCTCGCGGTGCCGGTGCTGGCACACCGGATCATCCCGACCGCCGACGCGCAGCTCGCCCGGCGCACCACCGACGCGATCGTCTCCGACCTGGTGCACCGGCTCACCGTGCCGCAGGACCGCAAGCGCTCGCCGTACGACACCCGGCCGGCGGGCGGGAACGGTCGCTCCACGTACGAGCCGCGGAGGCGGTGA
- the leuS gene encoding leucine--tRNA ligase: MTEAAASDIPPFRYTAALAGEIEQRWQDTWEREGTFHAPNPTGPLADPGHPRAGAEKLYVLDMFPYPSGSGLHVGHPLGYIGTDCYARYQRMAGRNVLHTMGFDAFGLPAEQYAVQTGTHPRTTTEANIERYRAQLRRLGLAHDDRRSVATTDTDFYRWTQWIFLQVFNSWYDTEARKARPVTELVAEFAAGTRPTPDGRPWTELTAAEQRKIVDDHRLAYVSEAPVNWCPGLGTVLANEEVTADGRSERGNFPVFKRNLKQWMMRITAYADRLVDDLDALDWPEPIKLMQRNWIGRSTGAHIFFPTGDPADAGAARIQVFTTRPDTVFGATYMVLAPEHELVDALVPAAWPAGTKEVWTGGHASPRAAVEAYRKAAAARTDVERQAETKEKTGVFVGAYATNPVTGGQIPIFIADYVLAGYGTGAIMAVPAQDERDWDFAEAFDLPIVRTVQPPEGFDGKAYTGDGPAINSAADGGPDLDGLGVADAKARIVEWLEANGHGTGAVTYRLRDWLFSRQRYWGEPFPIVYDETGAAVALPESMLPVELPEVDDFAPKTFAPDDADSNPETPLSRRRDWVEVELDLGDGPKRYTRETNVMPQWAGSCWYELRYVDPTNSERFVDAENERYWMGPRGAGDCGGTDLYVGGQEHAVLHLLYARFWHKVLHDLGHVSSFEPYRKLFNQGMIQAYAYTDARGVYVPAEEVVEVDGRYVHGETEVRREYGKMGKSLRNVVTPDEMCAVYGADTFRVYEMSMGPLEVSRPWETRAVVGSYRFLQRVWRTVVDESTGVLRVTDDPADEATRRLLHKVIDGVRADMEGIRFNTAIAKLIELTNGLTRLSATPREVAEPLVLMLAPFAPHVAEELWQRLGHRGTLAYVDFPTADPALLVAETVTYPVQVNGKVRGRVEVPADASEDAVRAAALEAVAGSLAGKEPRKVIVVKGRMVSVVA, from the coding sequence ATGACTGAGGCAGCCGCGAGCGACATCCCCCCGTTCCGGTACACCGCGGCGCTGGCCGGTGAGATCGAGCAGCGCTGGCAGGACACCTGGGAGCGGGAGGGGACGTTCCACGCCCCGAACCCGACCGGCCCGCTGGCCGACCCCGGGCACCCCCGGGCCGGCGCGGAGAAGCTCTACGTGCTGGACATGTTCCCCTACCCGTCCGGCTCGGGCCTGCACGTCGGGCACCCGCTGGGCTACATCGGCACCGACTGCTACGCCCGCTACCAGCGGATGGCCGGGCGCAACGTGCTGCACACGATGGGCTTCGACGCGTTCGGCCTGCCCGCCGAGCAGTACGCGGTGCAGACCGGCACCCACCCGCGTACCACCACCGAGGCCAACATCGAGCGGTACCGGGCGCAGCTGCGCCGGCTGGGTCTGGCCCACGACGACCGGCGTTCGGTGGCCACCACCGACACCGACTTCTACCGCTGGACCCAGTGGATCTTCCTGCAGGTCTTCAACTCCTGGTACGACACCGAGGCGCGCAAGGCCCGTCCGGTCACCGAGCTGGTCGCCGAGTTCGCCGCCGGCACCCGGCCCACCCCGGACGGCCGCCCCTGGACCGAGCTGACCGCCGCCGAGCAGCGGAAGATCGTCGACGACCACCGGCTGGCGTACGTCTCCGAGGCGCCGGTCAACTGGTGCCCGGGGCTGGGCACCGTGCTGGCCAACGAGGAGGTCACCGCCGACGGCCGCTCGGAGCGGGGCAACTTCCCGGTCTTCAAGCGCAACCTGAAGCAGTGGATGATGCGGATCACCGCGTACGCCGACCGGCTGGTCGACGACCTGGACGCGCTGGACTGGCCGGAGCCGATCAAGCTGATGCAGCGCAACTGGATCGGCCGCTCCACCGGCGCGCACATCTTCTTCCCGACCGGCGACCCCGCTGACGCGGGCGCGGCCCGCATCCAGGTGTTCACCACCCGCCCGGACACCGTCTTCGGGGCCACCTACATGGTGCTGGCCCCCGAACACGAGCTGGTCGACGCGCTGGTGCCGGCGGCCTGGCCGGCGGGGACGAAGGAAGTCTGGACCGGTGGGCACGCCAGCCCGCGGGCGGCGGTCGAGGCGTACCGGAAGGCGGCGGCGGCCCGGACCGACGTGGAGCGGCAGGCCGAGACGAAGGAGAAGACCGGCGTCTTCGTCGGCGCGTACGCCACCAACCCGGTCACCGGCGGGCAGATCCCGATCTTCATCGCCGACTACGTGCTGGCCGGCTACGGCACCGGCGCGATCATGGCGGTGCCGGCGCAGGACGAGCGGGACTGGGACTTCGCCGAGGCCTTCGACCTGCCGATCGTCCGGACCGTGCAGCCGCCGGAGGGCTTCGACGGCAAGGCGTACACCGGGGACGGGCCGGCGATCAACAGCGCCGCCGACGGTGGCCCGGACCTGGACGGCCTGGGGGTCGCCGACGCCAAGGCCCGGATCGTCGAGTGGCTGGAGGCGAACGGGCACGGCACCGGGGCGGTCACCTACCGGCTGCGCGACTGGCTGTTCAGCCGGCAGCGCTACTGGGGCGAGCCCTTCCCGATCGTCTACGACGAGACCGGGGCCGCCGTCGCGCTGCCCGAGTCGATGCTGCCGGTCGAGCTGCCCGAGGTGGACGACTTCGCCCCGAAGACGTTCGCGCCGGACGACGCCGACTCGAACCCGGAGACCCCGCTGTCGCGCCGCCGCGACTGGGTCGAGGTGGAGCTGGACCTGGGGGACGGGCCGAAGCGGTACACCCGGGAGACCAACGTGATGCCGCAGTGGGCCGGCTCCTGCTGGTACGAGCTGCGCTACGTGGACCCGACCAACTCGGAGCGGTTCGTCGACGCGGAGAACGAGCGGTACTGGATGGGGCCGCGCGGCGCGGGCGACTGCGGCGGCACCGACCTGTACGTGGGCGGCCAGGAGCACGCCGTGCTGCACCTGCTGTACGCCCGCTTCTGGCACAAGGTGCTGCACGACCTGGGCCACGTGTCGTCGTTCGAGCCGTACCGCAAGCTGTTCAACCAGGGCATGATCCAGGCGTACGCCTACACCGACGCCCGGGGCGTGTACGTGCCCGCCGAGGAGGTCGTCGAGGTCGACGGCCGGTACGTCCACGGCGAGACGGAGGTGCGCCGGGAGTACGGCAAGATGGGCAAGTCGCTGAGGAACGTGGTCACCCCGGACGAGATGTGCGCGGTGTACGGCGCGGACACCTTCCGGGTGTACGAGATGTCGATGGGCCCGCTGGAGGTCTCCCGGCCCTGGGAGACCCGGGCGGTGGTCGGCTCGTACCGCTTCCTGCAGCGGGTCTGGCGCACCGTGGTCGACGAGTCCACCGGCGTGCTGCGGGTCACCGACGACCCGGCCGACGAGGCCACCCGCCGACTGCTGCACAAGGTGATCGACGGGGTCCGCGCCGACATGGAGGGGATCCGGTTCAACACCGCGATCGCCAAGCTGATCGAGCTGACCAACGGGCTGACCCGGCTGTCCGCCACGCCGCGCGAGGTGGCCGAGCCGCTGGTGTTGATGCTGGCCCCGTTCGCCCCGCACGTCGCCGAGGAACTGTGGCAGCGGCTGGGACACCGCGGAACGCTTGCGTACGTGGACTTCCCGACCGCCGACCCGGCCCTGCTGGTGGCCGAGACGGTCACCTACCCGGTGCAGGTCAACGGCAAGGTCCGGGGTCGCGTCGAGGTGCCCGCCGACGCCTCCGAGGACGCGGTCCGGGCGGCGGCCCTGGAGGCGGTGGCCGGCTCCCTGGCCGGCAAGGAGCCGCGCAAGGTCATCGTGGTCAAGGGCCGGATGGTGAGCGTGGTCGCCTGA
- a CDS encoding gluconokinase, with product MTGDGPPGGPPRTRHVVVMGVSGAGKTTVARGISAHAGFAFAEADDFHPPANVDRMRAGVPLDDAARLPWLRELAGWMADRAAAGVSTVLACSALKRSYRDVLRQGPPHVEFVHLDGSAEVIRERMSRRAGHYMPTSLLESQLATLERHHPDECVLVLDVSLTPDELVSAALAGLGLSTDVVVDG from the coding sequence ATGACTGGTGACGGTCCTCCGGGAGGCCCGCCCCGGACCCGGCACGTGGTCGTGATGGGGGTGTCCGGGGCCGGCAAGACGACCGTCGCCCGGGGGATCAGCGCCCATGCCGGTTTCGCCTTCGCCGAGGCCGACGACTTCCACCCGCCGGCCAACGTGGACCGGATGCGGGCAGGCGTGCCGCTCGACGACGCGGCACGCCTGCCCTGGCTGCGCGAGCTGGCCGGATGGATGGCCGACCGCGCCGCCGCCGGCGTGTCGACCGTGCTGGCCTGCTCGGCGCTGAAACGGTCCTACCGTGACGTGCTCCGCCAGGGGCCGCCGCACGTCGAGTTCGTCCACCTCGACGGGTCGGCCGAGGTGATCCGGGAGCGGATGTCCCGGCGGGCCGGGCACTACATGCCGACGAGCCTGCTCGAATCCCAGCTGGCCACCCTGGAACGGCATCATCCGGACGAGTGCGTGCTGGTGCTCGACGTGTCGCTGACCCCGGACGAACTCGTCTCGGCGGCGCTCGCCGGGCTCGGGCTGTCGACCGACGTCGTCGTCGACGGGTAG
- the manD gene encoding D-mannonate dehydratase ManD produces the protein MKIVAADVIVSSPDRNFVTLKITTDDGVTGLGDGTLNGRELSVASYLRDHVVPLLIGRDPHRIEDTWQFLYRSAYWRRGPVTMAAIAAVDVALWDIKAKAAGMPLYQLLGGASRNGIMAYGHASGRDLPELFDSIRHHLELGFRSIRVQTSVPGINAVYGVAAQPSTGGTRYDYEPAQRTPLPAEEDWDTRSYMRHLPGVFEAVRNEFGPELPLLHDGHHRMTPIQAAKLGKALEPYDLFWLEDCTPAENQEALRLVRQHTTTPLAIGEVFNTVWDYQTLIREQLIDYVRSAVTHTGGITAMRKLLDFAAQYQIKSGIHGPTDISPVGMAAALHLDLAIHNFGIQEYMQHGPLTNEVFRQSFTFTDGYLHPGEQPGIGVEIDEATAAKFPYVPAYLPFNRLKDGTVHDW, from the coding sequence GTGAAGATCGTCGCAGCTGACGTCATCGTCTCCAGCCCCGACCGCAACTTCGTCACCCTGAAGATCACCACCGACGACGGCGTCACCGGTCTGGGCGACGGCACCCTCAACGGACGGGAACTCTCCGTCGCCTCGTACCTGCGCGACCACGTCGTCCCGCTGCTGATCGGGCGCGACCCGCACCGCATCGAGGACACCTGGCAGTTCCTGTACCGCTCGGCCTACTGGCGGCGGGGGCCGGTCACCATGGCCGCCATCGCCGCGGTGGACGTCGCCCTGTGGGACATCAAGGCCAAGGCCGCCGGCATGCCGCTGTACCAACTGCTGGGCGGGGCGTCCCGGAACGGCATCATGGCCTACGGGCACGCCTCCGGCCGGGACCTGCCGGAGCTGTTCGACTCGATCCGTCACCACCTCGAACTCGGCTTCCGGTCGATCCGCGTGCAGACCTCCGTGCCCGGCATCAACGCCGTGTACGGCGTCGCCGCGCAGCCCAGCACCGGTGGCACCCGGTACGACTACGAACCGGCCCAGCGCACCCCGCTGCCCGCCGAGGAGGACTGGGACACCCGCTCGTACATGCGTCACCTGCCCGGCGTCTTCGAGGCGGTCCGCAACGAGTTCGGCCCGGAACTGCCGTTGCTGCACGACGGTCACCACCGGATGACCCCGATCCAGGCCGCGAAACTGGGCAAGGCCCTCGAACCGTACGACCTGTTCTGGTTGGAGGACTGCACCCCGGCGGAGAACCAGGAGGCGCTGCGGCTGGTCCGGCAGCACACCACCACCCCGCTGGCCATCGGCGAGGTCTTCAACACGGTGTGGGACTACCAGACCCTCATCCGCGAGCAGCTGATCGACTACGTCCGGTCCGCCGTCACCCACACCGGCGGCATCACGGCCATGCGCAAGCTGCTCGACTTCGCCGCCCAGTACCAGATCAAGTCCGGTATCCACGGTCCGACCGACATCTCACCCGTCGGCATGGCCGCCGCGCTGCACCTGGACCTCGCCATCCACAACTTCGGCATCCAGGAGTACATGCAGCACGGGCCGCTCACCAACGAGGTGTTCCGGCAGTCGTTCACCTTCACCGACGGCTACCTGCACCCGGGCGAGCAGCCCGGAATCGGGGTGGAGATCGACGAGGCCACCGCCGCGAAGTTCCCGTACGTGCCGGCCTACCTGCCGTTCAACCGGCTCAAGGACGGGACCGTCCATGACTGGTGA
- a CDS encoding sugar kinase — MSAPDLLTLGEALVSLRSTGPLAVGGSLTTHLAGAESNVAVGVARLGHRAAWVGRVGTDEFGEYVLRQMRAEGVGVDGVTRDPDRPTGLMILERRTADLTRAQYHRAGSAGSALCVDDLRAALATGARLLHLTGITPALSDTARAATRWAAETAANSGIPVCLDVNHRARLWSRDTARAVLTPLTDHVSIVVASADELDLLGEPGADESTVVADLFRRGVHTVLVKLGADGARAHTPDGVRHAGALSVTAVDTVGAGDAFTAGYLSGWFDGLDLAGRLRRAATLGAFAVSGPGDWEGLPRRAELSLLDGHEAGSVIR; from the coding sequence GTGAGCGCGCCGGATCTGCTCACCCTCGGCGAGGCCCTGGTGTCGCTGCGCTCGACCGGACCACTCGCCGTCGGCGGGTCGCTGACCACCCACCTGGCCGGCGCGGAGTCCAACGTGGCGGTGGGAGTGGCCCGGCTGGGTCACCGGGCCGCCTGGGTCGGCCGGGTCGGCACCGACGAGTTCGGCGAGTACGTGCTGCGGCAGATGCGCGCCGAGGGCGTCGGTGTCGACGGGGTGACCCGGGACCCCGACCGGCCGACCGGCCTGATGATCCTGGAGCGACGCACCGCCGACCTGACCCGGGCGCAGTACCACCGGGCCGGATCGGCGGGGTCCGCGCTGTGCGTCGACGACCTGCGCGCGGCGCTGGCCACCGGAGCGCGGCTGTTGCACCTGACCGGGATCACCCCGGCGCTCTCCGACACCGCCCGGGCGGCGACCCGGTGGGCGGCCGAGACCGCGGCGAACTCGGGAATCCCGGTGTGCCTCGACGTCAACCACCGCGCCCGGCTCTGGTCCCGCGACACCGCCCGTGCGGTGCTCACCCCGCTGACCGACCACGTCTCGATCGTCGTCGCCTCCGCCGACGAGCTGGACCTCCTCGGTGAGCCGGGGGCCGACGAGTCCACCGTCGTGGCGGACCTGTTCCGGCGGGGCGTGCACACGGTGCTGGTCAAGCTGGGCGCCGACGGCGCCCGCGCGCACACCCCGGACGGCGTCCGGCACGCCGGGGCGCTCTCCGTGACCGCCGTCGACACCGTCGGCGCCGGGGACGCGTTCACCGCCGGTTACCTCTCCGGCTGGTTCGACGGGCTCGACCTGGCCGGTCGCCTGCGCCGCGCGGCCACTCTCGGCGCCTTCGCGGTCTCCGGTCCGGGCGACTGGGAGGGGCTGCCGCGTCGCGCCGAACTGTCCCTCCTGGACGGCCACGAGGCGGGAAGCGTCATCCGTTAG
- a CDS encoding bifunctional 4-hydroxy-2-oxoglutarate aldolase/2-dehydro-3-deoxy-phosphogluconate aldolase codes for MTVNLGAELAAARILAVIRGTDTAGAIAAGTALLEEGVRLVEVALTTPDAVRAVEALRAVAPAGSLVGAGTVLTAADVAAVAAAGAQFVVTPAVVESIAEAARRGLPVAAGALTPTEAYTAMRMGASAVKLFPASVGGAAYLRAVRDPFPDIPFVAVGGVGLADVPGYLKAGAIAVGVGGPLVGDAASGGDLAALRVRARTYLAAVRESAGS; via the coding sequence ATGACCGTCAACCTCGGCGCCGAACTCGCCGCCGCTCGTATCCTCGCGGTGATCCGGGGCACCGACACCGCCGGCGCGATCGCCGCGGGCACCGCCCTGCTGGAGGAGGGCGTACGCCTCGTCGAGGTCGCCCTCACCACACCGGACGCGGTCCGGGCCGTCGAGGCGCTGCGCGCGGTCGCCCCCGCCGGCTCCCTGGTCGGCGCGGGCACCGTGCTCACCGCCGCCGACGTGGCCGCCGTGGCCGCCGCGGGAGCACAGTTCGTGGTGACGCCGGCCGTGGTCGAGTCGATCGCCGAGGCGGCGCGCCGGGGCCTCCCGGTCGCCGCCGGGGCGCTCACCCCGACCGAGGCGTACACCGCGATGCGGATGGGGGCGTCGGCGGTCAAGCTGTTCCCGGCGTCGGTCGGCGGGGCGGCGTACCTGCGGGCGGTGCGCGACCCGTTCCCCGACATCCCGTTCGTCGCGGTCGGCGGCGTCGGCCTGGCCGACGTGCCCGGCTACCTCAAGGCCGGCGCGATCGCGGTCGGCGTCGGCGGGCCGCTGGTCGGCGACGCCGCCTCCGGCGGCGACCTGGCCGCCCTGCGGGTACGGGCCCGCACCTACCTCGCCGCCGTCCGGGAATCGGCCGGATCGTGA
- the dgoD gene encoding galactonate dehydratase — protein MTKIARVETFLVAPRWLFVRVETESGIVGWGEATCEGRSETVRTAVAQLSELLVGRDALRIEDHWQVMTKGSFYRGGPILASAVAGLDQALWDIAGKRYGAPVHQLLGGPVRDRIRVYGWVGGDEPNEVRDQIGAAIETGLTAVKMNASGRMSAVASVAELDGVVQRVAAAREVLGDERDVAVDFHGRFTLATARRVAPLLEPYRPFFLEEPVVPENSHLIGEFVRSTTTPVSTGERLYNRQEFLPVLQAGIAVAQPDLSHAGGITEVRKIAALAEVYDVQLAPHCPLGPIALAACLQVGFATPNYLIQEQSIGIHYNLGAEVLDYCLDKTPLTFVDGYVERLTGPGLGIEIDEHAVRTADKRGHAWRSPTWRHADGSYAEW, from the coding sequence ATGACGAAGATCGCACGGGTGGAGACCTTCCTGGTCGCGCCACGGTGGCTGTTCGTCCGGGTCGAGACGGAGTCCGGCATCGTCGGCTGGGGCGAGGCGACCTGCGAGGGCCGGTCCGAAACCGTCCGCACCGCCGTCGCGCAGCTCAGCGAACTGCTGGTCGGCCGGGACGCGCTGCGCATCGAGGACCACTGGCAGGTGATGACCAAGGGCTCGTTCTACCGGGGCGGGCCGATCCTGGCCAGCGCCGTGGCCGGGCTCGACCAGGCGCTGTGGGACATCGCCGGCAAGCGGTACGGGGCACCGGTGCACCAGTTGCTCGGCGGCCCGGTCCGGGACCGGATCCGGGTCTACGGCTGGGTCGGCGGCGACGAGCCGAACGAGGTCCGCGACCAGATCGGCGCCGCGATCGAGACGGGCCTGACCGCGGTGAAGATGAACGCGTCCGGCCGGATGAGCGCGGTCGCCTCGGTCGCCGAACTCGACGGGGTGGTCCAGCGGGTCGCCGCCGCCCGCGAGGTGCTCGGCGACGAGCGGGACGTCGCGGTCGACTTCCACGGCCGGTTCACCCTCGCCACCGCCCGCCGGGTCGCCCCGCTGCTCGAACCGTACCGGCCGTTCTTCCTGGAGGAACCGGTGGTGCCGGAGAACTCGCACCTCATCGGCGAGTTCGTCCGGTCCACCACCACGCCGGTGTCGACGGGTGAGCGGCTCTACAACCGGCAGGAGTTCCTGCCCGTGCTCCAGGCCGGCATCGCGGTCGCCCAGCCGGACCTCTCGCACGCCGGTGGCATCACCGAGGTACGCAAGATCGCCGCGCTGGCCGAGGTGTACGACGTACAGCTCGCCCCGCACTGCCCGCTCGGACCGATCGCGCTCGCGGCCTGCCTCCAGGTCGGTTTCGCCACGCCGAACTACCTGATCCAGGAACAGAGCATCGGCATCCACTACAACCTCGGCGCCGAGGTGCTCGACTACTGCCTCGACAAGACCCCGCTGACGTTCGTCGACGGGTACGTCGAGCGGCTCACCGGGCCCGGCCTCGGCATCGAGATCGACGAACACGCCGTCCGGACGGCCGACAAGCGTGGGCACGCCTGGCGCAGCCCCACCTGGCGGCACGCCGACGGCTCCTACGCGGAATGGTGA
- a CDS encoding carbohydrate ABC transporter permease, translating to MKLRRPYKIFRTVALTLVVLSLMAPLIWMIAASFKTNVDIYDTDKAFVFSPTLDNYTNVLQQANYVQFIGNSLWVAFAATVLSLLLGVPAAYSMSRFNMKKSALVVLMARVIPGVSLLVPWYYVFSNLQMVGGFTVLVLSHMFVSLPLIVYIMMGYFDGLPTELEEAALVDGLTHIGAFRQITLPLSVPGIATAGILSFIFSWNNFMFALVLSGADTKTLPVAIFDFVGYASIDWGGLMAAATVVTLPIMLIALFVQKYVVSGLTAGATKG from the coding sequence ATGAAGCTGCGCAGGCCGTACAAGATCTTCCGGACGGTGGCGCTCACCCTGGTGGTGCTGTCGCTGATGGCGCCGCTGATCTGGATGATCGCCGCGTCGTTCAAGACCAACGTCGACATCTACGACACCGACAAGGCGTTCGTCTTCTCCCCCACGCTGGACAACTACACCAACGTGCTCCAGCAGGCGAACTACGTCCAGTTCATCGGCAACAGCCTCTGGGTGGCGTTCGCCGCCACCGTGCTCTCGCTCCTGCTCGGGGTGCCCGCCGCGTACTCGATGAGCCGGTTCAACATGAAGAAGTCCGCGCTCGTCGTGCTCATGGCGCGGGTCATCCCCGGCGTCTCGCTGCTGGTGCCCTGGTACTACGTCTTCTCGAACCTGCAGATGGTCGGCGGGTTCACCGTGCTGGTCCTCAGTCACATGTTCGTGTCGCTGCCGTTGATCGTCTACATCATGATGGGCTACTTCGACGGCCTGCCGACCGAACTCGAGGAGGCGGCGCTCGTCGACGGGCTGACCCACATCGGCGCGTTCCGACAGATCACCCTGCCGCTGTCGGTGCCCGGCATCGCCACCGCGGGCATCCTGTCCTTCATCTTCTCCTGGAACAACTTCATGTTCGCCCTGGTGCTCTCCGGCGCCGACACCAAGACGCTCCCGGTGGCGATCTTCGACTTCGTCGGCTACGCCAGCATCGACTGGGGCGGCCTGATGGCGGCGGCCACCGTGGTCACCCTGCCGATCATGCTGATCGCGCTGTTCGTGCAGAAATACGTCGTCTCCGGCCTCACCGCCGGCGCCACGAAGGGCTGA
- a CDS encoding carbohydrate ABC transporter permease, whose protein sequence is MSAVTTPATRPSASPPASPETSAWSRWANEHRKWLFAAPAMAFVAVLIIFPVAWTGYLSLTDAEGSVRAESEFIGFQNYLDVLGDTDRFWPAVWRTAAFTGVVLFFEVVLGMAIALLLWRPFRGEKWVRVAILLPLVATPVAVGMMWRLIFDPNIGMANQVLGWFGIGPQPWLAGQGSALPTTMFIDIWQWTPMVVLILLAGLTSLSDEPQEAALIDGASTWQRFRHVTLPLLMPTVIVAILLRGIDALKTFDILYATKGRGGGSFHEVETLNVYAYGLSFDYNEYGVSSTVLIIFFLIIIGVMWALTYRKKGLDR, encoded by the coding sequence ATGTCAGCCGTCACCACACCCGCCACCAGACCGTCCGCGAGCCCTCCGGCGTCCCCGGAGACGTCGGCCTGGTCGCGCTGGGCCAACGAGCACCGCAAGTGGCTCTTCGCGGCACCCGCGATGGCGTTCGTCGCCGTTCTGATCATCTTCCCGGTGGCGTGGACCGGGTATCTCAGCCTGACCGACGCCGAGGGTTCGGTCCGCGCCGAGAGCGAGTTCATCGGCTTCCAGAACTACCTCGACGTACTCGGTGACACCGACCGGTTCTGGCCGGCGGTGTGGCGTACCGCCGCCTTCACCGGGGTCGTCCTCTTCTTCGAGGTCGTGCTCGGCATGGCGATCGCCCTGCTGCTGTGGCGACCGTTCCGGGGCGAGAAGTGGGTCCGGGTCGCGATCCTCCTGCCGCTGGTGGCCACCCCGGTCGCGGTCGGCATGATGTGGCGGTTGATCTTCGATCCCAACATCGGCATGGCGAACCAGGTGCTCGGCTGGTTCGGGATCGGCCCCCAGCCCTGGCTGGCCGGTCAGGGCTCGGCCCTGCCGACGACGATGTTCATCGACATCTGGCAGTGGACCCCGATGGTGGTGCTGATCCTGCTCGCCGGCCTGACGTCGCTCTCCGACGAGCCACAGGAGGCGGCGCTCATCGACGGCGCGAGCACCTGGCAGCGGTTCCGGCACGTCACCCTGCCGCTGCTGATGCCCACCGTGATCGTCGCGATCCTGCTGCGCGGCATCGACGCGCTGAAGACCTTCGACATCCTCTACGCCACCAAGGGACGCGGAGGCGGTTCCTTCCACGAGGTGGAAACCCTCAACGTGTACGCCTACGGCCTGAGCTTCGACTACAACGAGTACGGCGTCTCATCGACAGTCCTCATCATCTTCTTCCTGATCATCATCGGGGTGATGTGGGCCCTGACCTACCGCAAGAAGGGGCTGGACCGATGA